A region from the Ptychodera flava strain L36383 chromosome 10, AS_Pfla_20210202, whole genome shotgun sequence genome encodes:
- the LOC139142678 gene encoding uncharacterized protein, which translates to MECVSNAESPNQISIQITSTSVPTTHGYEKPTTHDRLTENMVNRLNHLEAKVLKMEDLLNRALDTIDRMSRGEDEHNRAISEMKEEIEKSCSCEGAPLLNKTDDGMEDWTMKLSEHEIREIMPNIAESTPDPSSIDRDMMKLRMIENMLNVTAEAMPSERLVRRSVLRRFRREPMAMEESILKETAMDLTMMSKKCSFSASRTQTLLGKKGKSQVVTFHKQTL; encoded by the exons ATGGAATGCGTTTCCAACGCAGAGTCGCCTAACCAAATCTCGATTCAGATAACATCGACAAGTGTACCAACAACGCATGGCTACGAAAAGCCAACAACTCATGACCGATTAACCGAGAATATGGTTAATCGTTTGAACCATCTGGAagcaaaagttttgaaaatggagGATCTTCTGAACAGAGCCCTTGATACAATTGACAGAATGTCACGAGGTGAAGACGAGCACAACCGAGCCATTTCGGAGATGAAGGAGGAGATTGAGAAGTCTTGCTCGTGTGAGGGTGCTCCTTTGTTGAACAAAACAGACGATGGCATGGAAGACTGGACAATGAAGCTCAGTGAACACGAAATACGGGAAATTATGCCAAACATCGCAGAGTCTACCCCCGATCCTTCTAGCATAGACCGTGACATGATGAAACTTAGAATGATCGAAAACATGCTGAACGTCACAGCAGAGGCAATGCCTTCAGAGAGGCTCGTCAGAAGATCCGTTCTACGGCGTTTCAGAAGGGAGCCAATGGCAATGGAAGAATCGATCTTGAAAGAAACAGCTATGGATTTGACAATGATGT CAAAAAAGTGCTCATTTTCAGCATCCCGAACACAGACGTTGCTAGGGAAAAAAGGCAAATCACAAGTAGTAACATTCCACAAGCAAACGTTATGA